The Trichomycterus rosablanca isolate fTriRos1 chromosome 6, fTriRos1.hap1, whole genome shotgun sequence DNA segment gacatacaagaccattgataatctccctcgatctggggccccacgcaagatctcatcccgtggggtcaaaattatcatgagaacgatgagcaaaaatcccagaactacacggagggacctgatgaatgacctgcaaagagctgggaccaaagtaacaaaggctaccatcagtaacacactatgccgagagggactcaaatcttaagttctttttaaagaaaaatcttGCTGCTCAGATCTTCTACTCCACTGTCATTTTCTGAATATGAGAAGGGGGGTTCTCAAGATCTTGAGTGCGCTTGGGAAGGTactcatcaaacacagtcagagtAAAACCTCCAGTTTATTATGTGAATAAAGCAAGCTTATATAGTTGGTGTCTGTGTGAGTAATGTGAGCCTATGCCTAAACTTAGTTGAATTTTGATGGTGAGATAGCCCAAAGCCAAGTTAATGGTTAGGGAGCTGGGATTGGAGAGGACATAAAACCTGTTTAAACAGGTGCTGTGGTTAACTATTACTGGGATGTGTAACTCTGTTGAACACAGCGGTCAAAGTAAAGACAAGTGaacaaaagtttatggacaccttcATATTCTATCTAACAGTGTGTAAATCGGACACGCTTCTTTTTTTGCCAAAACCAAAAAGGGGGAAAAGAAAGAAGTGTAACTTAAAAGAATCACAAATGGAAACTAGGTctcagtttatttttttcagtgttaTAATGTGTCTGGTTATTCAGGCCGCTGTGGTATATAGCGATTATGAGGTCTTGTCACAGATGTTTAATAGGGTTAGGAGAGACAATTTTATTGACTACTTAAACTTTTTTGatgtaattttctttattttaaaccgCTCTAATGTTGCTTTGGCATTGTGCCTAGGGTCAATGTGCCTGCTGTTCTCACACTCGCTGTTATGACTAGATTGCTTGTCCCTGCTGCTAAAAAGAATTTCTATTACATAATAAAGTCTATCTTATAAACTTTGGTTTGGtgttaactgacaaatgtgcctTGTTGATTTACACCTCACACTGTTCAGAAAACCAACCAATATTGTTTTTCTGTCTTGCTTCAGATTTGTTTTTACGGAAGTGttttgctgccacacagataaaaaaaaaagccgtcagtatgtcgttataacgagaaaaagatgtcgttataatgagaaagtatgtcgttaaaacaagaaaggatgtcgttataacgagaaaaggatgtcgttataacgagaaaatgatgtcgttaaaacgagaaaaggatgttgttataacgagaaaagttaattaccttaaatgctgcatagctgacggaagcgtatctgctgatggagagacagctTGCACACATGCAGGATGCTTTTGCTTGTGTAACCTTGCAGCTTGCCGTGCagatcaagattctcctttaggagcaacaatgtctaaacttagtttaatattcaacatttgtctgacattcgacattccgatctaaataagtgcttgaaaaaacacctaaggcccacttattttatgatttcttacactaATGAAAATAGTCagcatactacaaaaacaattttatgttaattttaagattacgtctatttaaTCTAAAGaaaaaggttataatgaaaccgtttatcaagctcccacttcatctaatgagttagggaccgtcataaaactaactgagaaacgtaggaaacatttactccAGCTAAGGAAACACTTATCCAGACTAATGAATTcatttaaatcttgtatgatttgattaattaatgtcaaactatttttacacaaacacatcaatgtttctcacctactacacaaaccttattttttgaaataacatagtatttattttacattacatttaaataaaaatcaataaatctgtaataaatttatttcaaatatacaaattatatttccaaaaatacaaatcatacaagatttaaatgaatttattagtctggataagtgcagagtaaatgtttcctacgtttcttAGTTAGTTTGTCATTTATCtcacaaataaatgacacaagCCTTCCCAAAACATTGCAGGCCATTATAGCTGCAAGGGTGacacccatggttttgaaattggatgtccaacaagctcatcatTGGGTATCCTacttacttttgaccatatactgTATGACTCTTTTGGGTTGTTGATGTACTGAGTCTAAAAGAGTCCTTTACATGTTGATTATAAAGATGCTATATTGTTGTTTTAGACATCAAGTAAAATCTAAATTTTTAAGTAAACAAGTGTACAATTATAGATTGTTATGATTGTTaactgttttatatattttacttcATATTCGCACATCAATTATTTTTTTGATGAAATGTTGCATGGGATTTTGCTTTAGGATCAGATCAGTTTTGTTAGATCACAAATAGAACATTATGTGCTTTAAATGATATTATCTTGTGTTTTTTCCAGCTACTTCCAGGCAGGTGGCTCTCCTGAACATGTTATTCAACTCCTGTCAGAGAATTACTACGCTGTGGCACAAACGGTGAACCTGCTGGCTGAGTGGCTCATTCAGATGGGTAAGCATCTACAGAGAGATTACTGACATGTAAAAAGCAATAAGAAACACAAGACAGAAACACTGTGTGTtcagaatatttttaaaaagttagCCTGAGGGGTAGTAGTTAAAACTAGGGGTATCAGAAAATtgcactaataataatgattaattaaaaaagcaTATTGCAGTAGAAATCTATTGAGATGTAATGTATTGActgtattgaggtttttgcaatCATCTCCACCATGTGTTTCTTAACACTCACCAGCGCAAGGTGCTCAGGTAGTGAAGCAGTCTAACACACTGGCCTACCACTTACAAATCTCAAGGTGTTGAGTGTGCGATCAACAAACATATTTGGCCATGTCTAAGGTTGAGTTATTATTGTTTGCAAGTAACCCAGTCAATGTTGCGCCCTTTGCAAAATGAATCATGTtgtttgtagtgttaaactgtACTCAATCATGGGTGAAGAGACCCTGCTTAGGTTGTGTGCCAATATTTATTCCCATTATGACACGATTGGGGGTTTTAAAGTCAGTATATTGTGGTTATTTGCTATAAGTGCTTATATGCCCTGGCTTACTGAACACTACAGTATGCAGGGTGACTGAGATGGCATTGGTTCTGTAGGCATGCTGATTTTGATCCATGCAGGTGTTAAACTTAGTCCTTCAAAGCTAATGTGCTAACCTGTCACAGTGGCAACATTAGGGTGAATACAGTTTTTTAATTagttatttaggaaaaaaaaggttttcAAAACCTACCAGCCCTGTGTAATTAAGTAATTGCCTCTTTAACCTCATCGACCATCTTTGTAAAATTACTCATCTTTGCCCCTTGCTTTCCATGAACGATACTGAAACCATGGTTCATGCTTTCATATAGTCCTGCTTAGACTACTGCAACTCACTTCTTATTGATGTCCCAAACAAAACCATCCGGAGTATTTACAACACTCAACTGCTGGAATACTCTCTGCCTCAGCTCACATTATTCCAATTTTATTACACTGGTTACCTGTCCCACTTCATATCCAGTTTAAACTCCAACTGCTAACATACAAATCTCTAAATGGTCTAGGACCAGCCTATTTAGCCAAGCTCCTGCACCCCTATTACCCTGCCCGAACACTTAGGTCCTCTGATACAGGGCGTTTATCTGTTTATCTCATTGTTTTGTGAACTGAGCGGACCATCTTAAAAAAGCATGGACTAAAATTTCTCAACAAACAGACTCCATGAGGGTGGCATGACCCTCAGTTTTGCCATTGGTGCCTCGTTCTCTTTACAaatgagagcaggttcacagTAAGCACATGTGACGGATGTAAAAGATTCTGTGAATGCTATTGTGAACATTAAGACATATCCTTGGAGGGTCACACAATCCTCTATGTGATAGCCAACAGTACCCTGACTGCTGTTAGGTACTGGGATGAAATCATCATTGTCAGACCTTAGACTGGTTCTGTAAGCCCTGCGTTCCTCCTGGTGCAGAACAATACCAGGCCTTATGTGGCCAAAGTGTGTAGGCAGTTTCTGGATGACAAAGGCAATGATTGACTGATCCTCACATTCCACAGACCTGAAACCTGAACCTCTGGGATGTTATGTGTTAGTGCCTTTGATTGTCCAGGAGCTTACTGATTTCCTAATCCAGGTTTgatgtatgatttgtgtttcTAATTGTAAGCAATGTGTAAAAGTGTTTACTTGCAGTCACTACTGCCAAACACGGTGCaatcttttaataattgaaGAGAGAGTTAATTTTGATAACTTTGAGGGCATTTTGGGTGTTGAATAATTTCATAATCATAttagtaaaatataattaattgtgTTTTAGTAAAGAAAcctttacggcatttagcagatgcttttgtcaAAAGCAACTTAACATTTATGTCCGAACATCGTGCAAacaattgagggctaagggccttgcccaggggcctcacagtagcaacttggcagtagttGGGGAATTAAACCTGCAACCTTTTAATCActggcccagtaccttaaccactgacctTTGAACAAAACTGTTGCTGTTGAATCAGTTTGTTTTAGCAGATTTTTTGTGTTCTTAGGTGTGGAGCCAGCTCAGGTGCAAGAACGAGTGGAGAATCATCTAAAAAGCCTGCTTATTAAACACTTTGACCCGCAAAAAGCCGATTCCATTTTTACTGTAGAAGGAGaggttgtgtttttttcttttttcttttccattTTACAAAAAGTTAAATACCAcacatattttgtttttatttgttgttctTGATTTTAGTTTATAACTCACTATGTCTGTGGAATACACTTTTGTTTCAGACACCTGCATGGTTGGAGCAGATGATTGCACATACAACATGGAGAGATCTCTTCTACAAACTAGCTGAAGCTCATCCTGACTGCCTGATGCTTAACTTCACAGTAAAGGTAACAACATAAAGCTACACTTGAAGCTCTGTCTTTGTGGCATTTTTATTTGAGTATTGATACTGGTATCGAGTATTTGCCCGATACTGAGTTTATTTACTCGTACATCATACTTGCAAACAAGGCTCTGATACCATGTACTTAGTGCATGTTGCTGAGCTATATGAACAGACAACCCAAAATGTCTGTGATCTGGAACAATTTCACAGTGATGGCAACCCTATTAAAGCAGACTGCAAACTGTGCTTTATGAAAATATCAAGAAGAGGTACAAAACAAgtgcagtggtaccttgtaactcaacgtcccctaaactcgacagATTtctgtggagaaatttgtacccttaaactcaacgtttcccttaaattcaacatgttcagtcctttaaaaaaaatttttttatttaattttaaattaccaatgaacagccgctttggtCAGTGCTCTGCTTGAGCAGTGTGGTAATACATCATGAAAGTGCagatatgagacgaatctgcattatagctgggggttctgagaaattgtgagaatcaccttttccgagtttaaaatgcttataaaaaaaagctttacgtggattaatgtattaaaagaacaacatactgtagaaacactaaaccttcccttaattattactgctcgtaatgaaattcctcgctcattgttttagtacactATGTCTAtgtaaacactgaaatacaattaagaactgcactttacctttacttctttattgtttccttaaggcgcattcacatgagaagtgacaaaacagcTTCCCCGCTTTTTTCACTGTGCACCAcctgtgaatgcgcctttactaaacggaatatggtattccaagatcaagatCAATAAGCATaagtaaacaataaagaagtaaaggtaaagtgcaggttttattgtacttttttaattatttttaactgtttttcaattatatttcagtattgtttaattgtgttatttttggtgtataagtgtcaaacaaccccattattttacattagtctaaaatatatgcagttgcatatatttatataatgcattgaatgcattaacaggttacatcctatacatccttatgggaaaaaataccttgaaacttaacgccttttaaactcgacaccagtcccagaaccaattgacgtcgagtttaaaggtaccactgtataaaacACAGTACCAGGACCCCAGCAACCAACACTGCAGCAAATGCTAGCTAGGCAAAAAAAATTTGCACACAACCCTAGGTCTATGAAAATAAGCTCTTACCCAGTATATTGATGATCAGCCATTATTGGTCATTGACAACAACGAATTTTGACGCCTTTTAAAAGTGTTGAAGCCCAAGTATGAAATTCCCAGTCCTTATTGTAACAGAGACTGGTCCGGAATGTCAAGAAGAGACCCACCAGCCCAATCCAGTAGTATGTGAAGTGAACAGTTATTCAGCTCATTGTCATTCCTTTTTTTACTGACAGTAGAAACAGCCTCACAGCTAAACATGCAGTGATGCTTTTTTCCTGAAGAAGAGTCTGCGACTTACCATTTCTAAAATATTAGCCTTTACACCCCAGTCGTTACGGACTTGTAGTAAAACTctctaaaacatgatgttatacACAGTATACCAGTACTCTTAAACTCCTTTTAACTTCAAATATGACAGTATAAAATATCATTAGATATCTCCTCCTCCCAACATTTGACCGCTATGATGTCTTTCTAAAAGCCTGTTTACCTCCTTTTATGATTTTTACTAGAAGTTTTATCACCTAGCATACTTACATTTTCAAAAATACAGTAGTTCAAGTTTTTGCTCTTATGTTTGTGATTTGCCTCCAGCCTTGCATTCGGCTGTTTTATTTTCTGCCTTTCAAGGCTGCACTTCTCTTTTCTCTCAGCTGCAAGAAATGATTTGTACTAGTCTGTAGCCACATAAAGTAGACCTGTAACACAAACTGCTTTATTGTTGTAGCGCAGCCAAATTTATAAGACGAAGTCGTTTTTTAAATTCCCATGTTTATAGCTGCTGTTGTagccttttaaagtaaattatataaatattttctgtCAAATTTGGTTTAGCTTTTTCAAAATTTGTTACAGAAAgtagtaaaaatattaaaatgtgttgGGTAAGTAATATTTAGGTAGTTAAATCCAAACAAAAGAGTAAATGTTCAAATAAATTCCAGATCATTTACTTTTTCATGTTGTTTTTATGTTGATTTCTGTTCAGTGAGTGACAGCATAAATGTTACATTGCACTATTTTATACTTACTTTATAACTACTTCATTATTCCATAATGTTCCTAAATGCTTAATTCTAAGTAGGTATCGTATCAGTGTATTACAGTACagaaatacatgtacttgtactcagctgaaaagttttttatttaaaaaataaaattatggtatattattaataatgagcTGTGTTATTGTGTGATCTGTTTGGTAAACAAATGACATTGAATATTCTTATTCTTGctttaatgtttacatttctATTTGTATAAATTTAATTGTCACCATATACGTATGTATTAATTTATCTTTTTGttgttgcttttgttttttttttgtctttagctAATCTCAGATGCTGGATACCAAGGAGAGATTACTAGTGTCTCTACTGCTTGTCAACAGCTAGAAGTTTTCTCCCGTGTGTTACGCACCTCACTTTCTGCTCTGCTAGATGGTGGAGAGCAGAATTTGGAAAAGAACCTTCCTGAGTTTGCTGTAAGTCTTAAACTAAGTATCACATTCTAGCAATAAAGTAGCATTTTTAAGTCAGGCTTAGGTCAAGGAAGAATATAATGCTTTATTTCTATTGCTACATTTAAAGTAACTCCATGATCAgcaaataattttaattgtcaaaacaaaaacaagccaTGAAGTACAACAAACTGTCAAATTCAGCTCCACAGACAGTTCTCTGTGTGGACCCTTACAAACCCCAGTGTATGCCTTTCCAAACAATGTACAATCCATTTAAATTCAACAGGAGGATTAAGTAACAAACTAAGGAAAAGTTTAGAAATCTTTTACATTGCTGTTTATGGACTTTATGCCACCctggtgcaaaaatacaagcaGAAAAAAAACTATGTAAAAAAATTGATTGCATAAAAATTGATTTATGCAAACACAAATAGGCACAATTCCATCCTTGCTGAAGCACCCACAGATCATCACCAAtcctccaccatgtttcacagtggGTGGCTTGTAGGCCTCTTCAGGTCTCTGTCTAGCAATAAGACTACTTGATGTTGAAAGCAGAAAATTGACTCATCAAGATTATCTGTATGATAGACGTACCTTATAAAACAATTTATGAATATATGTACCAGTTAGGTTTACTTAAGTGTTGGGCCAGGGAATCTGAGACTAGGCCTGTGTTACACTTAACTGTGTTCTTCAGTATCATTAAGCATCAGAGTGAGCTGTTACTTTAGCAGAGCTGTTTGCAATGCTCTGATGTAATACATGCTGTATTCAGGGATGCATGGTGTTTTTGTTGTGTGTCGTTATATTAGTAATAATGCCATTATTGTAAATGTTTGGTGTTTGGGTCTGTTTTCTGTATGTTGAGCAGAAGATGGTATGTCATGGCGAGCACACATACCTTTTTGCTCAGGCCATGATATCCATTCTGGCACAAGAGGAACAGGGTGGATCAGCAGTGCGTCGCATTGGTCAGGAAGTACAGAAATTTGCCCTTCAAAGGTGCAAAATGTTTTCTTATTCAGTAACACATGATTTACAGAATAAAAATTTATGTTTTCTAGAAAGTGAATTTAGTATTTTTATCAGTATAATTTTACATTTCAAATCTAAAGGTACTATTTGTGTGTTATAATGTGTTGTCAAGTGGCCATGATGCAAGTCAAATAACATTGGTACTGGGCACAGCGGCAGCCTACCCACGTGCATGCCAGGCTCTTGGTGCAATGCTGTCAAAAGGGGCACTAAATCCTGCAGATATCACAGTGCTTTTCAAGATGTTCAGCAGCATGGACCCTCCTCCTGTGGAACTGGTAAGAGTCCAGTTTAAAAGGGTTTTAGCCTTAAATGAATTACATTTATTGTCTTCATATTTAGGTTCAAGTGACTTAAAAATACTTTCATCATTGTCTGTTAATGTTATTTGCCAGTTTTAGTCTCAAAGAGGTCTACTTGTGTTAGGTATCAGAATCAGAAccagctttattcgccaagtatgtttacacacacaaggaatttgtttccggctgttgttagctctctacaatttacaacaatacaatatacagacaagactatgtagacaatgtacaaatttacatgttcagcagaagTTATTATTAAGAGTTAACAAGCTGTTTATTAAACAGTATAACCTGTAATGTTATTTCTGATTTTTAGATCCGTGTTCCAACCTTTTTGGATCTGTTTATGCAGTCTTTGTTTAAACCTGGAGCCAAAATAAACCAGGACcataaacacaaatatattCACATACTGGCCTATGCGGCAAGTGTGGTGGAGACCTGGAAGAAGGTATGTAAATTGCATTAACACCTGTTGATTTTGAACCCAGCTGTAATACTTTCATATGCTATGCTAAGATTTAAAAACGTTTCTTTGTAGTAACTTTGGTTAGTCTTATGGCATAGATTTTTGTTTTGTAAGCTGAATTTCTAGgagtaaaaacaaataaaggaCTTCAGTATGAGGTActtcttgtaaaaaaaaaaacaacaacccaATTTGTTTATGAATTGAAAACTGCCATGTACAGTCTTGGtaataaagtataataaaatgtatagtATGGGCCAAAAGTCTGAGGCTACAAGTGAACTGTGCTTGTTAACTAGTGCTAATTTCTTAGTATTTTGCACTACTGATAAGCATGTTAGCACATTTGGGAAACTGACCATGCCAATTATTTTACAAAAGGTCAGATTTGCTTAAGTCTAATACTTTTCACTGGAGCACTGTGCAACTTTGACCATGTGGATAAACTTTCTTTAGTTAATAAATCCACAGCCATTATTTACCTATTACTAAAAAGCCATATTAAATGCTATCTTTATACAACCTGTTGATATTTTCTTGAACATGTAAAATGGAACACATATTATAGAGGAGTAGTTGTTGAACCAGCAAATGTCAAAACCAGTAAAGCAaacagtacaacaatacaggtAAGAAAAAACTGAAAGAACAAACATGAGACAGAAACAGCTTTTAAACACAGTAAGCAATAAACACAATAGTAAAGCTTGGTATGTACAAAACTAGTAAGTGCAATACACAATACACTTgtgcaaacacacaaactgatcctttttttattattcaagtTTTCAAGCTGCCAGTTTTAGCTAAAAAGTGGAATAATCGCTAATAGTCCTTTTAGACAGATGCCACATGAATGGCATAAgcttctctttttttatttctgatatGTGTGAAATATCTCTGATGTTATGTTTTGTGATCTAGAACAAGCGTGTCAATATCAATAAGGATGAACTGAAGTCCACCTCCAAAGCCATAGAGACTGTTCACAATTTGtgttgtaatgaaaacaaaggaGCTACAGAGCTAGTGGCAGAACTCAGCACTTTGTATCAGTGTATTAGGTGAGTATAAAattaaagtgtcatttttttgtgtatttaaaaaGTATACACGTCTTATACCTTTAGGCTATTTTAATAGTACAGACAGTAAAATCTGTCAAATCACTTATATTAGCTGGAGTTTGTAGCCTGCTGTTCCatgttcagtgtgtgtatgtatatgtcaGGTTTCCAGTAGTAGCAATGGGAGTGCTGAAGTGGGTTGACTGGACAGTGTCAGAACCTCGCTACTTTCAGCTGCAGACAGATCACACACCTATTCATTTGGCCCTACTGGATGAGGTGATACCCATTGCTCAATTTTTACAATGCCCACTGTGACCATGCACTTGCctacatttttcttttgttttttttagatcaGTACATGTCATCAGCTTCTCCATCCACTGGTGCTGCAGTTGCTTGTTAAgctatttgagacagaacatttCAAACTCGATGTCATGGAGCAGGTGCAGTTTAATGTTTTGCATGTTTATGCATGTACATTCACAGAATTCTTACAGTTACACTTGTGAAAGAGCTTCATTTTAAATATGTGGCTTACTTAAAAGGAAAAGACCACTGATGTAAAAGAAATCTGCTTTTTTTGTATCTGACCTATCACAGCTGGAGTTAAAGAAGACTTTACTTGACCGCATGGTTCACCTGTTGAGTCGAGGCTACGTGCTGCACGTTGTCAGTTACATCCGTAAATGTCTGGAAAAACTTAACACTGACATCTCACTCATCAGATATTTTGTAACAGAGGTGATGCTTAGTACACCACCATTGTGAATATTTAATgcttaataatgttataatgttaaTGCATGACCATTCTGTAACAAGTGTTTGAATTTGCATTTAGATCATTAGTGCCTGCTAAATAAGTTTTAACCTTTAACCTTTTTTAGGTTCTTGATGTGATCGCTCCCCCATATACCTCTGACTTTGTTCAGCTGTTTTTACCCATTCTTGAGAATGACAGCATAGCTGGAACTATCCGCACTGAGGGGGAACATGATTCTGTGGCTGAATTTATTGGTGAGCAAAcaaattttgcatttaaaaacttGTAATGCTGTAGCATTTAAATTTTGTAAATGTGGTTCTGAAACAGACATCAGCAGAATTTTGATGCGTACAACACATTCTAATGTTGGGACGGAGAAATTTAGACCAGGAATGCTgtgaaatgtacaaaatacatgttaaacaggtgatgctGTCATAATTGAGTATAAAAGGAGTATTAATGAAAAGTCTTAGTTGTTTACAAGGAAGCACTGGGttgatatttttttacttagttTCTTAACTAGACTGACTGTTTACTCAGCATCTTTTCACAATTTTTCTCAACACATGATTGCAAGCAATTTAGGGATTTCACCATTTACACTATTTTAAGATTAGAATAATCTGCTAAGTTTTTAAAGGGGAAAGCCAAAACGTTATTGTATGCATGTGaactttgatccctcagatggtgCTTCATTAAAACCAATGTTTCTATAATGAAAATAACCATATATGTTAGGGAATTCTTTAGAAAACTGTTGGCAGTTAACACAGCTAGATCCACAATGGCAAGACTCCACTGAGCAAAGCAAAAtccataaataataaacatatactaacCCTGCGTATGTATCCCCAAGTTCTTAGGGTTcaagcactgtttttattttcctactgttccattttttttttttttttagaattaaCGTTGTAAACTTCTTTTAATTCAAAGTTTATGCCTTTCCGGGTTAATGTCAGTCAAACAGTATCAATTTGGGTTGCAAATGTTGCTAATGATCAACCAACAAGTTTACAATGTCCTATTACAAAAGCTGCACCATCTCAACCTATTGTGCATGGCACAGTACCACAGGATTTGGTGGAACTTGCATTTTGATTTGACTGTAAATAATTTTGCACTGTGTAACAGtcttttatgtttaaaaaatagaac contains these protein-coding regions:
- the nelfcd gene encoding negative elongation factor C/D isoform X2, whose protein sequence is MLHNEEEDGFTDTEGDNKLQEECLQKFSSKDYIMEPTVFNTLKTYFQAGGSPEHVIQLLSENYYAVAQTVNLLAEWLIQMGVEPAQVQERVENHLKSLLIKHFDPQKADSIFTVEGETPAWLEQMIAHTTWRDLFYKLAEAHPDCLMLNFTVKLISDAGYQGEITSVSTACQQLEVFSRVLRTSLSALLDGGEQNLEKNLPEFAKMVCHGEHTYLFAQAMISILAQEEQGGSAVRRIGQEVQKFALQSGHDASQITLVLGTAAAYPRACQALGAMLSKGALNPADITVLFKMFSSMDPPPVELIRVPTFLDLFMQSLFKPGAKINQDHKHKYIHILAYAASVVETWKKNKRVNINKDELKSTSKAIETVHNLCCNENKGATELVAELSTLYQCIRFPVVAMGVLKWVDWTVSEPRYFQLQTDHTPIHLALLDEISTCHQLLHPLVLQLLVKLFETEHFKLDVMEQLELKKTLLDRMVHLLSRGYVLHVVSYIRKCLEKLNTDISLIRYFVTEVLDVIAPPYTSDFVQLFLPILENDSIAGTIRTEGEHDSVAEFIAHCKSNFIVIN
- the nelfcd gene encoding negative elongation factor C/D isoform X1, whose product is MDEEYYGGAAEWDGQDAIMEEDGFTDTEGDNKLQEECLQKFSSKDYIMEPTVFNTLKTYFQAGGSPEHVIQLLSENYYAVAQTVNLLAEWLIQMGVEPAQVQERVENHLKSLLIKHFDPQKADSIFTVEGETPAWLEQMIAHTTWRDLFYKLAEAHPDCLMLNFTVKLISDAGYQGEITSVSTACQQLEVFSRVLRTSLSALLDGGEQNLEKNLPEFAKMVCHGEHTYLFAQAMISILAQEEQGGSAVRRIGQEVQKFALQSGHDASQITLVLGTAAAYPRACQALGAMLSKGALNPADITVLFKMFSSMDPPPVELIRVPTFLDLFMQSLFKPGAKINQDHKHKYIHILAYAASVVETWKKNKRVNINKDELKSTSKAIETVHNLCCNENKGATELVAELSTLYQCIRFPVVAMGVLKWVDWTVSEPRYFQLQTDHTPIHLALLDEISTCHQLLHPLVLQLLVKLFETEHFKLDVMEQLELKKTLLDRMVHLLSRGYVLHVVSYIRKCLEKLNTDISLIRYFVTEVLDVIAPPYTSDFVQLFLPILENDSIAGTIRTEGEHDSVAEFIAHCKSNFIVIN